The DNA sequence GGTGGCGCAATTATATTTGGCATTATCCATTACCTTGCCGTCTAATGCGGAAACCGTTGGATGCATAATCATCGTTGGGAAAGGTAGTTGATTATCGTTTATCCAGAAATATTCTGTCTGCATATAACGGAGATTCTTTATCCTGGCCTTGGCATATTCCTGAGCTTCCGACAGGCCGAACTCTCCTTTTTTGTACCTATCGTTGTATTCCGTGAGCAGAGAGATGACGACATCTGTCAGGTTACTTAACCCTTTTGTTTTTTCTTTGATGATATTTTGTTCAACATACGGCAGATAGAAGGTTAATAAACCTCCAAGACATAACACAACGATAAACATCGATAATCCGATGATTTTGGTCTTGATAGTTATGTCTGAGAATCTATTAAATTTCATATGTTTCTTAACAGATGTTGTGTTAGAGTGGGGGGCGATTGTTTGATAATCGTCCATCTCGCGCGCTGAACGTGGGCGTCTCACTTGCTTTGGTGCAGTGGAAATAGCTGCGCTCTTAGGGGTATCTGAACGATTACCCGTTGAGAGGGGACGCGTACCATTACGATAAGTCATAATCGTCTTCAAATACCTCTTGCCATGATAATCGGGTCACGGTGGATTTCTTGCACATTTCTGCCTGAGCATCACGTTGGGCAATGACGAATGCCTTATCCCATAATTCTCCAATGATGTTATCGTTCAGGCTGGGGGTTTCTTGCTGAATATCGATAATCTCATCCCGAGCATCCTTAATGCTAGCGATCCAGCTCAGCGATCGCCTTTCAGGTTGTGATTGCCACTTAATGATGTGCAGCATGAGTCTAATCAATTGGCTCTTTAGCGCACGTTTTTCCGAGCGAGACAAGGCTTGAATTAACTCCTCGATACCGATCATGGCCTCAGGAAAGCTACCGGCGGACATCTCATTTTTTACCGCCAAAGCAGTTTGATAGTGGGATACGCTGGATAATTCCTGCCAATTCATTAATGTCTCCGAGAAACCCCGCCCTTTAGGGCAGGGTAGTTGACATCAGTTCAGGGTGTAATGAGTACAATGAGTACGAGGAATAGAAAGATTACGGTTGAGTCAGTAACTTCGTGTTCACCTTCTCGATTGCTTCCTTTCGCTGGGAGAGGGTGAGTTATTCCGAATGATGGTGGATCGATCTCAAATCGTGGGTAATGCGCCAGTCATCAGTGTCCCCGAGAAACCCGGCCCTTGAGGGCGGGGAGGAAAGGGGACGGTTTTTTCCGCCCCATTGGATAGCAAAATCTTTAAAGTTGCCGGTCTTTCCCGGCTGTCAGCCCGTAAGGGCCTAGTGACGCACACCTTACGGTGTGGCTCCCCTCGCCAATGTTGCAACGCAGCTTCGATTCTTGCGAACCTTGCAGCAGACCGTTTCGTGCGTACCCGTCGCGTGTCTGCTTCTGCTGCTTTCAGAGCTTGGAGTTGAGGAAGCGCCCCAAGGTGAGTCTTGTACTTCGTTGCAACGTAGTCCGATTTCTCGGACTAAGGCTGGTCAATCTCGGGCTTGCTTTCACAAGCCTCGGGCTTTAGCCCGGGGTGATTGACTCCTGTGATTCAGCCAGCTCTACGACTTTTTTCACATTGTCGAGTAGTTGTTGGCTCCTGCGTGAACGACTGCCGTACAATCGTGCGTTGAATATGGTCACGATTTCGCGCAGGTCTTGCGTTAGATCCTCCTCAAAGGTCGGATCTTCTCCTTGATTGAGGATGATCACCTCTACATTTTGGGCCTCACAGATCGAGAAGATAATCTCTGCGCCGAAGCGTAACAATCTATCCTTATGGGTAATCACCAATCGTCCGATCTGCCCCGCCAAAATGTCGTTTACGAGACATTTCAGGCCTTTCTTGTGGTAGTTCATGCCTGAACCGAAATCGTATAGCACTTCGCATGTCCAACCTTGCTGCGCACAGTGCAACTCCAATACCTTC is a window from the Gammaproteobacteria bacterium genome containing:
- a CDS encoding conserved hypothetical protein (Evidence 4 : Unknown function but conserved in other organisms), which gives rise to MNWQELSSVSHYQTALAVKNEMSAGSFPEAMIGIEELIQALSRSEKRALKSQLIRLMLHIIKWQSQPERRSLSWIASIKDARDEIIDIQQETPSLNDNIIGELWDKAFVIAQRDAQAEMCKKSTVTRLSWQEVFEDDYDLS
- a CDS encoding putative resolvase (Evidence 3 : Putative function from multiple computational evidences); amino-acid sequence: MDRLVAIGEAARALGVSITTLRRWEAEGRLFPEHTAGKHRRYDLAKLKPELFRTVPDERRTVAYARVASHHQKNDLENQKKVLELHCAQQGWTCEVLYDFGSGMNYHKKGLKCLVNDILAGQIGRLVITHKDRLLRFGAEIIFSICEAQNVEVIILNQGEDPTFEEDLTQDLREIVTIFNARLYGSRSRRSQQLLDNVKKVVELAESQESITPG